AAGCTTTAGGGTCGGCACCCTTTCGTATCCGCCGCAATTGTAGACTAGAGGCACCTTCAGGCCATGTTCTACGGCCAAAGGCAAAGCTTCCAGAATTTGGGGGACCACATGGGTAGGTGTGACAAAATTGATATTGTGGCAGCCACGATGCTGCAATTCCACCATGACACCCGCCAACTGCTCCGGCGATGCCGTCTCCCCATGACCTTGGTGGCTGATGTCGTAATTTTGGCAAAACAAGCACAGCAGGTTACAATGGGTGAAAAATATGGTTCCGGAACCGTTACGGCCAACGAGAGGGTCTTCTTCACCGAAATGAGGCCCGTAGCTGGCCACCATGGCATATCGCCCCGTGCGGCAGAAACCTTTTTCGTTTGCCAGACGATTCACGCGGCATAGGCGAGGACACAGGGTACATTTTCTAAGCCACCGTAAGGCCTTTTCGATGCGTCGCTGCAGAAGACCGGTGCGATACGCCTGAAGGTAGGCAGCCTCCATGGGTTCCTCCCCCGTTATTCTTTCTTGAGAATGACCACGCGCACTTGGCCCTCCAGGGCTTTCTGAAACCTTCGAGCGTCCTGTTCCGAACCCACAATGGCTCCGTAATGCATAGGAATGGCCACTTTGGGTGAAATGGTCTTGGCGGCTTCTACAGCTTCCTCGGCATCCATGA
The DNA window shown above is from Desulfosoma sp. and carries:
- a CDS encoding radical SAM protein, whose amino-acid sequence is MEAAYLQAYRTGLLQRRIEKALRWLRKCTLCPRLCRVNRLANEKGFCRTGRYAMVASYGPHFGEEDPLVGRNGSGTIFFTHCNLLCLFCQNYDISHQGHGETASPEQLAGVMVELQHRGCHNINFVTPTHVVPQILEALPLAVEHGLKVPLVYNCGGYERVPTLKLLEGIVDIYMPDFKFWDPQVAKTLCQAEDYPQRAREALLEMHRQVGDLTLDPTGIALRGLLVRHLVMPDGLAGTNEVCRFLARQVSSNTYVNIMNQYHPCGRAMEIPSLRRRITIEEYENALEAARRAGLTRLDRRTRRFILW